The DNA window CACCTACAGCTCGCCGGCCGATCCGACCCGCTGTTCACCGACGATGCCCTCGCCCTGATCCACGACTCCGGTCGCGGCAAGCCCCGCGGTGTCAACCGGCTCGCCATCGCCGCGCTCATCGCCGCCTGCGCCGCAGGCAAAAACCTCGTCGACGAGTCCAGCGCACGATCGGCGATCACCGAAACCAACCACGACATCCAGCCCGCGACACCCTGAGCACCGCCGCGACATCACGACCACCGACAGCCCCGCTCGACACGATTGAGCGGGGCTATTTCACACCCGAACCAGCCTCAACAGGAATGACGCCACCATGTCCAAGATCAGTGACGCGCAACACCGAGGAGCCGACGACGGGCCGGAGCCATCGCGTTCAGGCGCGGCGTTCGGCGGCGGCGATGCCGCCTTTGAGGAGTTCGTCGATGACCTTCTTGAACACCGGCAGCATCAGCCGATCGGCGCCGGGGATCTTCAGCGTTGAGCGCAGGTGCCAGCTGACCTCGGTCCCGGCCCCCGTCTCACGCAGTTGGACCGTGCCGACGTGATCCCGGGTCGGTGCGCCCGAGAGCATCTTGTACGCGTAGCGGGTGGGTCGCTCGTACTCGATGATCTCCTCGACGAACGGGGGTCCGATCACCACCAGACGCCTGATCGCGCCGACACCGTTGGGTGCGGGGGTGCCCTCGCGATCGAGGGTGCTGCGCCGGCATGCCCACAGGTAGTCCGCGATCCCGCGGTGGTCGGTCAGGGCGTCGAACACGGTCTCGATCGGCGCCGTCGAGGTCCGGGGTCAGGGTGAACTCGATCATCCGCGCTGCACCCTGACGCTGCTCGCCGTCGATATCCGGTTGTCGGCCGTCATGATTCGTCCCCTTTCGCTACAGAGAACATAGCCCCACGGCGTGCGGCTCACCGAAGCCGCATGAGTCCGCTGGAGCCCCGCCCCCACGGACTGGTCGCCGTGCTGAAACTCTTCGGGCAGGCTGTTGATGGAAAAAGCGTCGTCGCAGGCAAAAGCCCCTGAGTTCGGGCGGCATGCAACCCCGGTCGGCCAGGACGTGGGACCGAGGCATTGAGTGAACGGATTGCCCTGCTTCACAAGGGAATGAGTCGTATCCGGTCCCCAACCAGTATGGATGCGCGGCTACGTCGATGACGGCGGGAGTGCCCGACGGGATCCGCTAGGGCGGGGCACAGCACGATCCGAGGCTGGGATTACTCGCAGGCGACACCGTCGCCGTCGCGGTCAAGCCCAGGTCGATATCCGGGCTGTCCGACATAGATCGGCGCCGCACCCGCGGCCCGTGCTGCCTTGCAGTTCGGGTAGTACACCGACAACCCGTTATCGGGTGCCGGCGCTGGAGGGGGCGGAACATATTCAGCGCCGGGGTCCGTCGGCGGCTGCCCGGGAGCCGCGGCGGGTGCCCCAAAATTCGTCAGGGTTCGAGCGATCGCATCGTGTTCGGCCTGGGTCACCCACAACCCGTAGGCGGCCTTGACGTCGACGATGCGGGTGACATAGGTGCAGCGGTAGGACTTGTTGGGCGGCAACCACGTTGCAGCGTCGCCGGCGCCCTTCTGCTCGTTCATCGCCCGGGTGGTGGCCTGCAGATTGATCGGGTCGTTGGCGAAGTTGCGCCGCTTGACGGCATCCCACTGCTGCGCACCCTTCTGCCATGCGTCCAACAACGCGACCACATGGTCGACCGGCACCAGCGACGAGGTGCCCCGGCCACGGCGAAACTCGACCGTGGTGCCGCTGTAGGGGTCGTGCAACACACCGGAAATCACCGTGCAGTCGCCATTGCGGACGATGTCAGCGAGGTCGCGCGCGAGGATGTCGTCGCGGGTGTCGCAGCCGTTATGCCCGCCGGTCACCGTCACGTCGTCAGTCCAGGCATCGCCGAACAGGCCGCGGTCATATCCGGTCTTCGGCGCGCGGCCCTTGATCGCCAGAGTGGCGAGTTCTGCCGCCGCTGCCGCGGCGTCCTCCGACTGCGCCGGCGCCGCCGGGGCGAAAGGCAACGGCGAACCGGGGGACGACGAAGGCCCGGCGAACCCAGCCGGCGACGGCGGTGCGGTCGCCTCGGCCTTCCCGGGGCGGGCCGACTCCTCGCGGGCACCTCTGTCGCCTGCCAAGCCCAGACCGGCGATCAGGACCGCGGCCACCACCGCACACACCACGGCGACACCGGCCAGAGTCCAGACCGAACGCCACGGGCGGTTCAGCGGCTCCGTCTCGGGATCTTCCTGCGACCACGCCAAATCGGGCGCCGCCTGGCCGGCTGCGGGCACGGCCGTCGCATCGTCGCATGGCCCTGCGGCCGTCGCGGGCTGATCGTCGTCATCGCTGGTGGTGGTCATCGTCTTCTCCTGTTCGCACACCCTGTGCGGCGAGGATCTGACTAGCGTATTTCTTCGCAACGGCGACAAGGGTGGAGGCGCTACCGCGGCGTTGCGCACCGCTTCAGGCGTGGGATCGTTGCGCCCGCCCGGATGCTGCGCGGTGACAAAGCAGGCCGTCGCCCACACTCGGCAACTCGGTGCCTTCCGAGTGTGCCACCGTTCGTGGCGTCCGGCGTCTGCGAGCCGAGAGCACACCCACCGGACCTGGACCCGCCATCAATAAGGTTCGCACGCAAGTCCGTCGTTGTCGCGGTCAAGCTTCGGAGCGTAGGCCGCATCCCCCCTCGGGATGTTGTAGCGCCCGTCCGCATGCGCCTGCGAGCAATTCTTGTACGGCGGGTCGGCCTGGGCCGCGGGTGCGGCAGACACTCCGAGGCCGGCGATCGCGGCAACTGCGCCCACTGCTGCCATGAGATGGCGGAATATCAACACTCCGTGCTCCTTCCGTTGGCGGTCGGAAAGGATCGTAAGACGGCGCCGGTGTGTCAGCGCGGTGGAATGCGCGACCTCATGTGAGGCTCATAGGAAACCCCGCCCGCGCCGCTCGCCGCGCCGGTGGCGGGGCACGACCGGACGCACTCGGGCGTTCCAGAGTCGCGCAGGTGTCAGCTCACACGAGTGCCGACGCGTCGAACACCCAGCTGGTGTCCGCATTCGCCAGGTTCTCGAAGTGGTTCGGGGGAGCGAAGGCCACCAGGGAGTTCATGTCCCAGTAGTCTTTCCAGACCGTGATTTTGCCGTCCTCGACCTTGTGCACCGTGACGAACCGCAGAACGCCCTGCTCTCTGGTCGCGAAAGTCCAAGTCTCCGAATGCCCGTAGAGGACGTCGGAACCGTCGCACACCAGCACGCCGTCGTGGTTCTCGTAGCCGGCCAGCGGTTCGAGCCCCATCTTCAGCCGCTTCACGATGTCCTCGGGACCGCGGGCGGCCAGCGCGGGCACCGGCATGTCGACGTAGAGGCAGTCGTCGGACAAAAAGGTCTTGACCGCGTCCCAGTCCCGCCGCGAAAGTGCCTGCCATAGCCCGAGGACGACGTCGCGGACCGTGCTCGTGGATTCGATTGTCACAGCCGTCATCACACCCGCTCGCGGAGCGGGTGTCAACGATCAGTTGTCGACCCCGGCCATCGAGTGTGCCGGGCCCAGGGCCACCGGCAGCGTCGACCAGCCCCGCAGCACCCGCGTGTCGCGCCTGCTGCCGGCGCCCGCGGCCCGCACCTCGGGGAAGCGCTCGAAAAATGTCCGCAACCCGACCTCGCCCTCGGCGCGCGCCAGGGCGGCGCCCAGGCAGAAGTGCCGGCCCCCGGAGAACGCGAGATGCTTTCCGGCGTTGGGCCGCTGGATGTCGAAGCGGTGCGGGTCGGTGAAGACCGCGGGATCGCGGTTGGCCGCGGCCAGGTACACGACGACCAGCCCGCCGCGGGGGATCGGCGTTCCCGCCACCTCGACGTCGTCGAGCGCCACCCGCGCGGTGAGCTGCACCGGGGAGTCCAGCCGCAGAATCTCCTCGACGGCGTTGGGCCACAGCTCCGGTTGCTGCCGCAGCGTGTCCAGGTGCTGCGGCGCGTCCAGCAGCATGCGGATGCCGTTGCCCAGCAGGTTGACCGTCGTCTCGAATCCGGCGGCCAGCACCAGCCCGGCGATCGCCTGAAGCTCGAGTTCACTCAAATACGTTTCGGTAGAACCACTTTCGGCCATCTGGATCAGCTGGCTCATCAAGTTGTCGCTGGGCGCCCGGCGCAGCTGCCGCAGGTGGCCGGCGAGCCAGGAGTGAAATCCGGCGATGCCGTCCTGCACGCTGCGGTACTGCCGCCACGGCAAGCCGATGTCCAGGCTCGGCGCCGCCAGCTCACCGAATTCCAGGACGCGACGCCGGTCCTGCTCGGGCACACCCAGGATGTCGCTGATGATGGCGACCGGAAGCTGCGAGCAGTACCGCCCGACGACGTCGACCACCCCGGAGGTTCCCGACCTCCGCTCCAGCTGGTCCAGCAGTCCGGCGGCGGTCTGCTCGACCCGATCGCGCAGGGCCGCGACCGCCCTGGCCGTGAACACCGCCGACACCGTCTTGCGGTAACGGGTGTGGTCCGGCGGCTCGACGGCCAGCAACGACGGCGCGCGCAGCGGGTGCAACCGGTCGTCGCGGGTGCGGCGCTCCAACCACCGCAGCGGCCCCGGCAGATTCGACCCCATGTTGACCACGCGGAAGTCGTCGGAGCGCAGCAACTCCTGGGCCAGCGAGTAATCGGTGGTCAGATAGTTGACTTGACCTTTCGCCAAGGGCCCCAAGGCACGCAGTTCGTCGTAGAAGGCCACCGGGTCCGCGGCCACCGACGGATCGGCGATCAGCCGGGCCTGCAAGTCGCCCCGCCGGGCCCCGATCGCCGCGACGCCCCGGACGAACCCGTGCATCGCGAGCCAGTGCAGTCTTTCCTTCATTGGTAGTCAGGGGCGCGGTGTCCGCAGAGCAGACCCGTTTCCCCATCCCCCTTTCAATCCGTGCATGCGGTTTTCCCGCACACGGCTTACCGATGATCTTCTTGACATGGTTACGCAGCCTTCGGGTAGCGGATAGTGCCACGAAGCCGGTGCAGGCCGTGCCCGTTGAACCACGCTTCGGTCCACTGATCGGCCTGGCCTGCGCGTAGGTTGCGGCCCCGCTTCTTAACCATCAAGCGGAACAGCCGACTATTCACATACCAGTCGATCTGACGGAACTTCTCGGCGGCGTTACCGGTCCGAAAGTAGTTGCCCCAGCCGTGCAAGATCGGATTGAGATCCGCGATCACATCGCGAATATCGGCTCCGACCCGGTGACGACCGGTACGCTCACGAACTTTCGTCCGCAGCCGCACCATCGCCGTTTGGCTGGGCCAACGGTGCAGGTAGTAGCGCACAATGCGCTGCTGCTCCCACAACCGCCCCGACATGCGCGCCCGGAAATGACAACCCAGAAAATCCAGGCCCTCACGACCCTCACGCAGATCGACCACCTTCGTCTTCTCCGGATGCAGCCGCAACCCCAACGACGCCAGGATCTCTCCCACCGCTTCCAGAGCCACATTCGCCTGTGCCTGCGATCGGCACAGCACCACACCGTCATCGGCGTAGCGCACCAACTCACCCACCCCGCGGGCGGACAGTTCAGTGTCGAGCACGTGCAGGAAGACGTTAGCCAGCAGCGGGGAGATGACCCCGCCCTGCGGGGTGCCCGCGACCGTCCGCGTCACCACCCCGTCGACCAACACCCCTGCTTGCAGCCACAAACGCAGCAGTTTGAGTATTCTGCGATCCGAGACCCGCCTGCCCACCAACTCAAGCAGGCGTTCGTGGTCGATCTCGCCGAAGAAATTGGCGATGTCGAACTCGACCACGAACCGATGACCCTCGATGAACCCGGTACGCAACCGCTCCATCGCCATCGTCGCCGACCGCTTCGGCCGAAACCCATACGAGCACGACAGAAAGTCCGCCTCGAAAATCGGTTCCAACACCAGCTTGGCCGCCGCCTGAGCCACCCGGTCTCGCACCGTGGGAATCCCCAACGGCCGCACACCACCTCGTGGTTTCGGAATCTCCACACGCCTGGCTGGCGCGGGACGATACACACCCTCGCAAAGGTCATGGCGCAACTCACGCAACATGCGGTCCACGCCGTAATCCTCCACCGCGACCAGAGTGACACGATCCATCCCGGCCGCACCCCTGTTCTTGCGCACTCGTTCCCACGCCTCCACCAGGACGTCACCCCGACAGATACGGTCATACAGGACGTGGAAACGCCGACCCTTCGACTGCTTGGCCGCAGCCCATAGCGTGCGTTGCAGTTGTCGCACTTTCACCGGCGAGCAACTCAACGGCTCCTCGTCGGCTACGACAGGCGATAGCCCACCGGGGTAGTTGGACCGGGCAGACCCGGCCATGCCCTCACGCTTACCCACTTCACGCGCATGATCAAAGTCGGGGCCCTTCCCTCCCGGCGCGTTATGTTGCACGCCGATCCGCGGTACTACGACCCCATCGGACTCCCGCTGCCCTCCAAAGGATTTCACCATCGGCTTATACCCCTGGTCTTTGCCCGACGAAGGCCAGGCAGACGGGTCTCTCCTGTTCCGAACCAGACTATGTGCACGTGCCGCCACCCATACCCCGGGAAGACCCGACAAGCTGACCCCGGACCAGGGCTCGCCGGACATGGCCTTCGCCGTGAAATGAGCGGCTCGGCTCTCCCATTGTGGTTGTGACGAGGCTGCAGAGTTCGCTTAACGCTACGGCCCGCACACTTGCTCCCTCCAAAGAGGCTCTCGACACCCCGCTCAGCCCGCCAGATCTCTCCAACGAACCGGGGCCTGCTACCCGGCGCTCCGGTACCTACCGGGACGGGACTTCCACCCGCTAGTCCAATCCAACTTTCAGGACGCACCATCGGACCAGCCTAGGCCGCTTCCGCCGGGGGCCTCAGCACTCGGCGGCGATCTTGAAGTCGGTGGTCACCACCTTGTTGGGGTTGCTGCTGCTGATGCCGTAGGCGTTGCCGCTGATGGTGTAGGCGTCGTTGGCGATGTCGGCGTGCGCCTCGCCCACGCCGCCTTCCCAGTAGCTGCCGGTGAAGCC is part of the Mycobacterium sp. HUMS_12744610 genome and encodes:
- a CDS encoding SRPBCC family protein, producing the protein MFDALTDHRGIADYLWACRRSTLDREGTPAPNGVGAIRRLVVIGPPFVEEIIEYERPTRYAYKMLSGAPTRDHVGTVQLRETGAGTEVSWHLRSTLKIPGADRLMLPVFKKVIDELLKGGIAAAERRA
- a CDS encoding GmrSD restriction endonuclease domain-containing protein — protein: MTTTSDDDDQPATAAGPCDDATAVPAAGQAAPDLAWSQEDPETEPLNRPWRSVWTLAGVAVVCAVVAAVLIAGLGLAGDRGAREESARPGKAEATAPPSPAGFAGPSSSPGSPLPFAPAAPAQSEDAAAAAAELATLAIKGRAPKTGYDRGLFGDAWTDDVTVTGGHNGCDTRDDILARDLADIVRNGDCTVISGVLHDPYSGTTVEFRRGRGTSSLVPVDHVVALLDAWQKGAQQWDAVKRRNFANDPINLQATTRAMNEQKGAGDAATWLPPNKSYRCTYVTRIVDVKAAYGLWVTQAEHDAIARTLTNFGAPAAAPGQPPTDPGAEYVPPPPAPAPDNGLSVYYPNCKAARAAGAAPIYVGQPGYRPGLDRDGDGVACE
- a CDS encoding excalibur calcium-binding domain-containing protein, whose translation is MAAVGAVAAIAGLGVSAAPAAQADPPYKNCSQAHADGRYNIPRGDAAYAPKLDRDNDGLACEPY
- a CDS encoding nuclear transport factor 2 family protein, with the translated sequence MESTSTVRDVVLGLWQALSRRDWDAVKTFLSDDCLYVDMPVPALAARGPEDIVKRLKMGLEPLAGYENHDGVLVCDGSDVLYGHSETWTFATREQGVLRFVTVHKVEDGKITVWKDYWDMNSLVAFAPPNHFENLANADTSWVFDASALV
- a CDS encoding cytochrome P450 — encoded protein: MKERLHWLAMHGFVRGVAAIGARRGDLQARLIADPSVAADPVAFYDELRALGPLAKGQVNYLTTDYSLAQELLRSDDFRVVNMGSNLPGPLRWLERRTRDDRLHPLRAPSLLAVEPPDHTRYRKTVSAVFTARAVAALRDRVEQTAAGLLDQLERRSGTSGVVDVVGRYCSQLPVAIISDILGVPEQDRRRVLEFGELAAPSLDIGLPWRQYRSVQDGIAGFHSWLAGHLRQLRRAPSDNLMSQLIQMAESGSTETYLSELELQAIAGLVLAAGFETTVNLLGNGIRMLLDAPQHLDTLRQQPELWPNAVEEILRLDSPVQLTARVALDDVEVAGTPIPRGGLVVVYLAAANRDPAVFTDPHRFDIQRPNAGKHLAFSGGRHFCLGAALARAEGEVGLRTFFERFPEVRAAGAGSRRDTRVLRGWSTLPVALGPAHSMAGVDN
- the ltrA gene encoding group II intron reverse transcriptase/maturase; translation: MSGEPWSGVSLSGLPGVWVAARAHSLVRNRRDPSAWPSSGKDQGYKPMVKSFGGQRESDGVVVPRIGVQHNAPGGKGPDFDHAREVGKREGMAGSARSNYPGGLSPVVADEEPLSCSPVKVRQLQRTLWAAAKQSKGRRFHVLYDRICRGDVLVEAWERVRKNRGAAGMDRVTLVAVEDYGVDRMLRELRHDLCEGVYRPAPARRVEIPKPRGGVRPLGIPTVRDRVAQAAAKLVLEPIFEADFLSCSYGFRPKRSATMAMERLRTGFIEGHRFVVEFDIANFFGEIDHERLLELVGRRVSDRRILKLLRLWLQAGVLVDGVVTRTVAGTPQGGVISPLLANVFLHVLDTELSARGVGELVRYADDGVVLCRSQAQANVALEAVGEILASLGLRLHPEKTKVVDLREGREGLDFLGCHFRARMSGRLWEQQRIVRYYLHRWPSQTAMVRLRTKVRERTGRHRVGADIRDVIADLNPILHGWGNYFRTGNAAEKFRQIDWYVNSRLFRLMVKKRGRNLRAGQADQWTEAWFNGHGLHRLRGTIRYPKAA